In 'Nostoc azollae' 0708, the following are encoded in one genomic region:
- a CDS encoding DUF1995 family protein: protein MAELPKTLEEAITQSREAVKSALADGVTRIQVDFLFPELKFMPVAEQFVPLFAEYESRVKVFFADAGAAALARRDWQNVPFKVEDIGTGRAASLQTKIQPEDEIFLFIAPTPVEVPQLEKMCEIIDTRPIVLLNPRLEDSGVVGIGYAARETRRRFISTIESCYYLRPVDDESALFRCYPGQWEVWLESNNEYEKIAELPKRPSGDEIDMILMKGQPAKTSEGTPAKKPSVFKSLQRFIKALSS from the coding sequence ATGGCTGAACTACCCAAAACCCTAGAAGAAGCGATCACACAATCTCGTGAAGCGGTAAAATCTGCCTTAGCAGATGGCGTGACTCGTATTCAAGTTGATTTTCTGTTCCCAGAACTCAAATTCATGCCAGTAGCAGAACAATTTGTACCCCTGTTTGCTGAATATGAATCCCGTGTCAAAGTCTTTTTTGCTGATGCTGGTGCGGCTGCTTTAGCCCGTCGTGACTGGCAAAATGTACCATTTAAAGTGGAAGATATTGGTACAGGGAGGGCTGCTTCTTTACAAACGAAAATTCAACCAGAAGATGAAATCTTTCTATTTATTGCCCCCACACCCGTAGAAGTACCTCAACTAGAAAAAATGTGTGAAATAATAGATACGCGCCCCATCGTGTTGTTAAATCCCCGTTTAGAAGATTCTGGAGTCGTGGGTATTGGTTACGCAGCCAGAGAAACCCGCAGACGTTTCATCAGTACCATTGAATCTTGTTATTATCTGCGTCCCGTCGATGATGAATCTGCCCTTTTTCGCTGCTACCCTGGACAGTGGGAAGTATGGCTAGAAAGCAACAACGAATATGAAAAAATTGCTGAATTACCCAAACGACCCTCCGGTGACGAAATAGACATGATCCTGATGAAAGGACAACCAGCAAAAACCAGTGAAGGAACACCAGCCAAAAAACCCAGTGTGTTTAAGAGTTTGCAACGGTTTATCAAGGCATTGAGTAGTTAG
- a CDS encoding helix-turn-helix domain-containing protein produces MKQQVCLCLFYWRKMPTFEVLGLHFGIWKTEAKDTFHYWLEILRNVFPPSLLKQVEKHDSDYAMATQNKRQETKSFPPRVFLLNRS; encoded by the coding sequence ATAAAACAACAGGTATGTCTATGCTTGTTCTATTGGAGGAAAATGCCAACATTTGAGGTTTTAGGTTTGCATTTCGGTATATGGAAAACGGAGGCAAAGGACACATTTCATTACTGGCTAGAGATATTACGAAATGTTTTCCCTCCTAGTCTCCTTAAACAGGTAGAAAAACATGATAGTGATTATGCCATGGCGACTCAGAACAAAAGGCAGGAAACAAAGAGTTTTCCACCAAGGGTATTTTTGTTGAACAGGTCATGA